The following are encoded together in the Salvia hispanica cultivar TCC Black 2014 chromosome 6, UniMelb_Shisp_WGS_1.0, whole genome shotgun sequence genome:
- the LOC125193127 gene encoding laccase-14-like yields MKFFLLCFSCIILLGGMTPVHALVHRFEVRRSTHTRLCTTKSMLTVNRQFPGPTIYARRGDVVLFDIINLSDQNITIHWHGVKMPRYPWSDGTNLVTMCPITPGNKFRQRMILSDEEGTLFWHAHSDWSRATVYGAIIVLPPTTESYPFPKPHAQIPILLGEWWNAEIQNVYHNFIAAGRDPQICDAFLMNGQPGDLYPCSTQDTFRLKVEPGKTYLFRLVSAMMNYIMFFKIAGHNVTVVGTDGSYTKPLNTHYIAIAPGQTIDFLLETNQPPSHYYMASRVYASGADYVPTTGILEYVGNYTPPRSPLFPSFPEIDGYVTSIYFSNKLRSLANDKHPIDVPINITENLFFVLSINLWPCPTNSSCLEDDRLQASINNISMIMPQTSILEAYYKGIKGVFTPDFPDRPERVFNYTQVSLERNESHPHYATAVYMLDYNASVEIVFQGTILGEGIDHPIHLHGYNFYVLGSGLGNFDGAQDRPNLNLIDPPFMDTTVVPKNGWTVIRFKASNPGVWYMHCHFERHQTWGMKMVFIVKDGDRPNEKMLPPPPDMPRCDTPPLQLLFRV; encoded by the exons ATGAAGTTTTTCCTTTTGTGCTTCTCATGTATTATTTTGCTGGGAGGCATGACACCGGTCCATGCTTTGGTTCATCGGTTTGAA GTGAGAAGATCAACACACACAAGGCTATGCACCACCAAAAGCATGCTAACGGTGAACAGACAGTTCCCGGGACCAACTATATATGCTCGAAGGGGAGATGTGGTCTTATTCGATATTATTAATCTCTCTGATCAAAATATAACCATCCATTG GCATGGAGTAAAAATGCCGAGATACCCATGGTCAGATGGCACCAACCTCGTGACGATGTGTCCTATCACTCCCGGCAACAAGTTTAGACAACGGATGATTCTCTCCGACGAAGAAGGCACTTTATTTTGGCACGCTCACAGTGACTGGTCTCGGGCTACTGTGTATGGCGCCATCATCGTCCTTCCGCCCACCACGGAAAGTTATCCTTTCCCCAAGCCTCATGCTCAAATTCCCATTTTACTAG GAGAGTGGTGGAATGCCGAGATTCAAAACGTCTATCATAACTTTATTGCTGCGGGGCGCGATCCCCAGATTTGTGATGCTTTCCTCATGAATGGTCAACCTGGGGATCTGTATCCATGTTCAACACAAG ATACATTTAGGTTGAAAGTCGAGCCAGGCAAGACCTACCTATTCAGATTGGTGAGTGCAATGATGAACTACATCATGTTCTTCAAGATCGCCGGCCACAACGTCACCGTGGTCGGAACAGACGGCTCCTACACGAAGCCGTTGAACACCCACTACATCGCAATCGCCCCCGGCCAGACCATCGATTTCCTCCTCGAAACCAACCAGCCGCCGAGCCACTACTACATGGCTTCCAGAGTATACGCCTCGGGCGCTGACTACGTCCCGACAACCGGAATCCTCGAGTACGTGGGGAACTACACCCCGCCGCGGTCGCCGCTGTTCCCCTCTTTCCCGGAAATCGATGGCTATGTGACGTCGATCTATTTCAGCAACAAGCTCCGAAGCCTAGCCAACGATAAACACCCCATTGATGTCCCAATCAACATCACAGAAAATCTCTTCTTCGTCCTCTCCATCAACCTGTGGCCGTGTCCGACGAATTCGTCGTGCTTGGAAGACGACAGGCTCCAGGCAAGTATAAACAACATCTCGATGATAATGCCGCAAACAAGCATTCTAGAAGCTTACTACAAAGGGATCAAGGGGGTTTTCACGCCGGATTTCCCAGATCGACCGGAAAGAGTGTTCAATTATACACAAGTTAGTTTGGAGAGGAATGAGTCGCATCCGCATTATGCGACTGCTGTGTATATGTTGGATTATAATGCTAGCGTTGAAATCGTGTTTCAAGGAACTATTCTCGGGGAGGGAATCGATCATCCCATCCATTTACATGGCTACAACTTCTACGTCCTCGGCTCTGGATTGGGGAACTTCGATGGTGCCCAGGATCGCCCTAACTTGAACCTCATTGACCCGCCGTTTATGGACACTACGGTAGTTCCGAAAAACGGATGGACCGTTATAAGATTTAAGGCGAGCAATCCAG gAGTTTGGTACATGCACTGCCATTTCGAGCGTCATCAAACTTGGGGTATGAAGATGGTGTTCATTGTCAAAGATGGTGATCGCCCCAACGAGAAGATGCTACCACCGCCGCCGGATATGCCGCGTTGTGACACGCCTCCTCTACAACTATTATTTAGGGTTTGA